The genomic DNA CCATTGACAGGACTTAAAGTCCCATTCTGTGCCATCGTATTTAGCAttgactttatctacatatgtaaaatgtacgtatatgcatatattttttgacaCAAACAAAACTCCGGCTTATTATCTGCATTGACGCTGAAGTGAATATTTTTTGGCAATCAATTTATTCTTCAAATAAATGGTTTCAAATACACAAACTTTGGAATAgtctttattttacaaaaaaaaaagaaatacccACATAAATTCctacgtaattatatatgtaagtttaataaaatactatgtttggaattatatcatattattttagggttactaattatagttttcttaattttgtaaattaagAAAACTATACAtggttagttttagtttaaaattgttaattgtgaaataattcattggcaatttgctatttaataataaataaaataaatacaatatcaaTGTAATTCTTCCTATAAAAGTTTCATATATAGTTTTTTCCCTGTAGGAATCTAAAGGACACAATTTGTACTAaaacttttttgtatattgtgtaAAGAAATTAAGtgatattttaagtttttatgcttgttatatacatacatatgtaactatgtacatatatatataataaagcgAATGGCCGAATGGCATAACGcgaatgaatgataaaatatctgAACTACTTCAGCGATGGAGATGAGAGGAGACACCTGGGTCTAGAGACAAATAAAAATCCAATTCGTTGACAGATTTGAGTGTttcataaagtccaatgctttAAAAGACTGAGTAAGTCGACGATATTATCTACCtatataggtatttatttattcattgaaaaatcaacataaaacagatgtagaaatgcataaataaagagtaaatttaacaaaataacatccgagtccaattatagatttttacaaattacataaaatggtgcatagagataaacaaatgaaaaaggtatgtatgtatatgtacatagataggtgCCTTGATATCAAAGGAACACGGATGCTAATCGGAAATTCACAAAAAAGTAGTAATAGCGAAAAAGGCGGTGGTCAGTTTAATAAAGATATGAAAGAAACACTATATTATGAGAAGAACGAAAATACACTTCGTGTGATCTCTGGTGTTCCCCATTGAATTGTATGGAGTCAAGACATGGATCTGGAAAAAGAGAGGAAGGGATATGGTATCCCATGGACTGCAAGACGCATGAACGTCTTCAAAGAGCCggcagtttcagagagactcCACAACATTTAGGAAAAGGGTTTTTTATTTGGTCATATTGCTACTATtttaaattcagcacacttccaatcaacccttttaaacgaaaacaaaaaatagtgtggccagaaaactatcccaataaacatgtttaaattgaaaatactcaagtgaaaatacgtacttttgacttttgatttgaactggacgactacttagagagatttgaaagctgaaaagtactacaaatgaaagataaaatacctgactatatgtagattccaatattaattttgaacagaaaattgacagattttgagacatcgaccgaacaacaccaagatatagaaaaatcgcgcgatttaaaaaacgcatatatgtatctccgaatctcgagcaaatcaacattttttattaccagattcgtgtttactgggcatagacctataagaaaagtcatatctcgtctctgaaccaaaaaaagtcgtcatttgtcgaacagtgtaattagttCTCGAGTTATTCGTTATATAACTAGTTCTGGAGTCCCGCAATGCTCAAACCTTGGACCTCTTTTATTTatcctttttaaataaattttattttatttaaattgacgttatccataatattatattgtataaacacTTTGAATTCATACGATAGTatactatttaaaataatgcacCTTTCAAATAAGTTTATTTAGAAACGTACAAATAATACAGCACATACGAAACGAGTAAATATGAAATGGACATATGATATTGGAGATTATTTGTCGATGAAAATGCATTGTCTTCGATCCATTCTGCATATTGTGTTAAATTGGTAAAGATTGTGGGGAACGTTGTCGATATACAACCGAAACCCCAAGACATCACACCGACAAGTTCACCCTCACAAATCAACGGAGCACCAGATTCCCCCTGGAAAgttaaaacaaacaaattgaACCTGACGGAACTGGATCAATTTTATTAGTATCAAAATGAGGTGCTTAAATACCTGGCAAACTCCTTTTTTATGTCCGGATCCGGCGCAGACCATATTGTCGGTGAGACCACTTCCATATCGGATTTGGCACCTTTTATAAGTCCACAGTGGAAGTAAAACATTCGACAAATATCTTGAAACTAGCCCATGCTGGAATTTGATGATTTAATTTGGATTTATTCGTTGATTGAATAGTCGAAGGACATGCTTTGGGTATAATTACCGAATGTGTAACACCCCATCCACTTGAGTGACAAATTTCCCCACCGGTCGCATTGCCTTCGTGCAATGCTATGGGTATTACTTGAGCTGAGACGTAAAAGTCTTCtagaacctacatatgtacatatgtcaaatattaattttttagacTGAATACTATGATAGAATACACGAAATAAAATGGTCAAATATACTGTTTTGTATTGAAAGCCCTGCACATAACCAGAAAAGCGATCATTGTATAACAAAGTACcacttgtatttatgtacatataccttaaCGATAGCTATGTCATGGTCCATTGATTCTCTATCAGGCGAATACCCTTCATGTGCAATTATTTCCATTGCTAAACGCGATTGTCCTCTGGGATTGCAATTCAACTTGTCCCACGTACCAGCTACCACTTCCAGTTGAAGTGGATCCAGCAAATCGTTATAGCTAACATGAAAATAGAATCGATTGATTATTAAACAAATGAATTGTAGTTATTCAATTGAATAaccataaatgtacatacatatattataatatatatgtagatatttacccGCTGGGTTTCACTTCATAAACACAGTGGGCAGCTGTCAAAACATGTCTCATAGTGATGAGAGCACCACTACATACGTGACTGCCTCGCAATTGTAGAGATACCTTTGgaaatgttatatataaatatttttcaatctgtcatagtgataaatttaaatgatttttacctGAAATGAATAATCATTTTGCATGTTTCCCGAAAAGCCAACATTGGCTTGACTCTTGTGtggtttaaaatcgtttacattgcattgaatttctgaaatacaatatataatttaatatatgatagttttttaaatagtttgtgATGGTTTTGATCATTTCAATTCATTAGATGCTCTCGTAAAAAGGTGCGATTTGGATCAATGCGAATACGTCGTATAATGTTGACAATACGTCATGATTGCTTCCAGAGTAGTAAGATTTTTGAAGGTTTTCCTTTCGATCAGCAGTATACATAGCTCGTTGGTTGCGTTTATGATAAACACCGAGAGGTTTCCGGGTTCgaaccctgggttgacctcgattgaaaataatttatttcaaagtatttctgtagtaccgCTGTCAGacttgaaaatttttgaatccatgtcgatagtttcctatctgagtttgtcaatttatctaatttcattgttgacaaatttcctcatcaaattggcaaaaccaccctacccactatttgaatatgatttataacccataaatgtatgtatcatacaaTGTACAATCGTAAAACTAAAGGTGTCCCCAAGGGGAACtataatggcaccatggtaatactcgtatataattaaaaaaaaaatcagccgTTATATTGTCAACATTCGAAGCCGCAATCGCATTGATCGAAATCTTATCTCATTTTACAATCATCATACATATGCAATTTAAGTTTTCACAAGGTAACTACTACAGTCGAAGGAAATATGGATTGATTTTTAGAAGAAAATTACTTGGGCGAGAGTGAGATATTGAAGTATATTTTTGtggaaaatttatcaaattatagTGCTTGCATTCTATTAATGACAACGGTCAACTTTATTGacccaaattttttttcaataatggtTATATTACGAGATTTAACTGCTGCAAAACGAGTTCCAAATTTTATGGCTATCAGACAAAGTTTTAGCCTTCATCTGGAAACTTTTCaggttgaagaaaaatattatataatgatattaatgaattatcgtttccaaaaataatcgcagctggcgttccgcaggggagcttgcttggcccactctcgttctccatatatataaatgacatacctattccaaaaaactgtcacatagccctatatgcagatgatacagcttgcttcacaagtagcaaaaaaccagacactgttcttaaaaatcttgaatttgcaattaaaataatgactgaacacttcactaagtggaaaattcaaattaatcaaaccaaaacagacgccatattcttagtgttagaaagcataagccaagttcagatctgaaaatcccctctggagaaagtctgaaatggtagtcagtaataaaatatttaggagtaacgtttgataaaagaatgagatgggcacttcacattgaggcagcgaaatgcaaggcgatgcggggtatatcctcaatatatccaatatttaatcgccatagttctttatcaacgctaaataaaataaaattatatcgcgcgctcatattaccattattaatctatgcttcacctgtatggaataacgcctcgaatactaacctttccaagctccaagtaatacaaaataaatccctaaaaataatttataatacacccatatatactaacctgaaaaaactgcatgccatatataatattccgtttgttacagacattactaacaaactaaccagtagattctatgacagaatcactaataaccatactaacacacttgtgaagagtctcggtgattacaacaaaatgtctatacccttcaggtataaacacagattacctaaacacaatctgctttaggtcatcgacttaagagagtctttaattaatattatgtattagatgtattatgaacatttataaggattgtaaataggtttttgagctctttttcctattatgctttagattaacattagaaaaatataatactgtgattactaaccaaattaaattaaaattgtaaaatagaaaatgatcagtagatcagtagctattaaaacagatataagatgtattgtgaacataatttcgtaataataaaaagcatttaaaattcaaatcaaaatataatgatataattaattatattattgtcaGATTCAAagagaaagggggggggggggaaatatTACAAATTCCTGAAGCCCAGCTTCTTTTAAGTACACGGTCCTAAATGGTAAGTGATGTAATCGAAACCTGCAAACTCCCGTTTGCTCAGCGGTGACGAAGTCGTCAGCAAAATTCGCCATAACAGTCAAACACTTATATGTATGACAACATTTTAGTAGACAATGATTCGGATTAGAGTAATAAAAAGGTCTTTGTTATTGaaacatgtacctacatatgtatgtacatatatattagtgaaatttccattttgaaaagtattactttaaaaaataggctataaaatttaaatttattgttaaaagttAGGTTAATTTCTTCATAATTACTTAAATTTGGGTCATAGTTTCCTTGCATACCTTATCTTTACAAATTTACCTACAGAAGTATATGGAAAAGTATTTTATGTTGTTCTGGGTCActctacataaataaaagctACAAAAACGTGACCGTTGATGGATAGTTCATGTCAATCAAAATCGATTGTTACGGGGACGAGAAGGAgatggtgtacaaatattatagtcacagttttttataagatcttctttaatagtagtaagtatacacgagataagtttgtattacacgttactagttagtcgtctaatcgcgagtcactagttagacggttcaattgtaagtcagtgattagttagagacggttcgatcgcaagtgatcttccatatgttttacatcagtatatatttaataaacgtaacaatttggaccaatcatagttcgtgggaaaataatatttttagggggaactcgagttaagtaaaacaatatcttaagactttaatactttgacccttgagtgtatcgagaaatggttttcacacaattagttacgcagctttaaaaaggtttttgagggaatacgattcgagtcgagtcgtgtgaaaaatgctggtaaactaattaaagataatatttttagtgtttgcatatgtatcccttgagggtagatttcTCGCAATTCGTCGTGCGGATTAAGAAGGGTTTTGATATTTGAGGGAAACATAATTTGTCACGCTGGTGGCGTGAGAATAAgaaataaagttatttaaaaacgatatttttagtgttaacatatgtgttttgaatgtatcgagaaatggttgagTAGATGCACAGAATTCGTCACGCAGATAGCATTGAGTCGTGAGAAAAATGCAACtaaaacaataaagattttggaagtctcataaataacattaaaggaaaatatcaattaagcgtACGGTCAAAGAATCAAGATAACAAGCGGGAATAAAgagtaatataagtacatacataggttgtaagatattcacaacaTAACATCCCCTTCGTTAGATTAAACATATGGCGGGATTGCCATGTGATTTAACATGTAAAGTATGTAATTAAGTATTATATAGTTACTTAATATAACAATTATAAATGTCTAGTTTTTCAAAAGACCCTAATATAAGATATTACAAAAATAGTAGTTATAATAAACATGTCatttaacataattttttttttctacaaaaaaatataaaaacagtgATTATAGGAAAAATCACACAAGGTGTGTAAATGAAATACAAGAATAATAATTATATCAGAAATAGTAAAAGTAATTAAATGCAAAGTAATTAAACCTTTagcaataaaattgtataaaagagtaaaagttgaaataataataatgatttcgtatttgtttacaaaatattatgaaatgaaaatataatatactaaataATGATTCGTGTAAGACTTTTACAATTGGTAGTTACAATGAGTACAATATTTAGTTGGTAATACATTGGTTTAATTGAAATCTATAACTATACTGTAATTTAGAATgatatattatcattattaaacatatatattcaattaatgGATATTCATTGTTTTGTTACCGAGTTATTCGTATAACAATAGTTTTTACttctttgttaattattatatcaatatatatatatttttttttttatcaagtaAGGATAAAGTTTCTTGAACTGCGAAATAcagatacaaattttaaaagttttaaaattaaagattaaaaattatattatatcactttcaaatataaagtttcattaaaagtatttatatatatatgaaacattaaaattaaaattaaaagttcaTTTACTTTTCTTAAGTAAGGTATTTGTAACCTTGAAAGAGATTGGAttgatacaaattaaattattgatttccacatatgaaATCAAGTTTTATATGCGTCTATAACATAATATACAGACATGTATATTGTAAACAAGTATTATAATTGTTCAATCAATTGTTTTCTAAAACATCCGTTGAATTTTAACAAGcacaataataattcatttaaatgataaaataaagtttatgaaTTATAGAATATAAAAGTTTTAAGTATAATCCTAAATTGTTTAGAGAATTTAGtcaatttcacatttttttctta from Arctopsyche grandis isolate Sample6627 chromosome 1, ASM5162203v2, whole genome shotgun sequence includes the following:
- the LOC143919690 gene encoding anionic trypsin-2-like, which produces MFRFQMTSTWGFCIHIVVLLILNIIEIQCNVNDFKPHKSQANVGFSGNMQNDYSFQVSLQLRGSHVCSGALITMRHVLTAAHCVYEVKPSGYNDLLDPLQLEVVAGTWDKLNCNPRGQSRLAMEIIAHEGYSPDRESMDHDIAIVKVLEDFYVSAQVIPIALHEGNATGGEICHSSGWGVTHSHGLVSRYLSNVLLPLWTYKRCQIRYGSGLTDNMVCAGSGHKKGVCQGESGAPLICEGELVGVMSWGFGCISTTFPTIFTNLTQYAEWIEDNAFSSTNNLQYHMSISYLLVSYVLYYLYVSK